The DNA window CAAAATTACGATTCATATCCACACCATCAGTTGTACTATAATCAGGTTCTCCATTTTCATTATTATCCCGCATATTTTTGCGATGATATAAATGAAGCTCATCATGTACAACTTTATAACCATCGGGATTGATCAAAGGAACAAACCAGATTTGATTATTTGTGATAAATTCCGTGATCTCAGGATCAGTTCCGTAATCCGCAAAGAATTCCTCCATAAAGGTCATTACCACTTCCAGACTGATTGTTTCCCGCGCATGGATCAAACTGGAAAAATACACATTAGGCTCATCTTCTTCCACTTCTGGATTATCTGAAACTTTCAAACACCAGATTTCATGCTGAAAATCAACATAATTATCGTTTCCATCCAGATAATACTGATGACACATAGAAGGTCCTAATGAAGTAAGACTTGTGATTTCTGGATATGTTTCAGTGAAATTCACAAGATCTTCATACATCTCATCATAAGAACGGTAATTCTCCAGATCACGGATCAGATCAGACTCGGTTTTGATCACGCTGTATTCCACCTGATTTAATGCCAGGTAATCGATGATCTCCTGATTTGCCATAATTTCCATGTATTCCCGATTATAGGTTATTCTATCAGATAACTGATTAATATTTAACCAGTTAGTGACCTTCTTGTCAGGTGTTGAAATTCTGATCAGCAGGTCTTCTGCCTGCAAAAATGAGACTATAAATATTATAAATATAGCAATAAAAAACGCTTTATTAGCTTTCATTCTTCCTCCTCAAGGGATTTTTAGCCTTATTGATGACCCTCTGTTAATCGGTCAATAATTCTATTATACATCATAGCCAAAGGAAAATCTTCCGGTAATGAACTTCTCGCTGCTTGCAGTAATTCTCCTGCCGCATCCAGCATATTATGCAATAAATATACTCTGATCAATTCCAAATACGCTCCAGGTCTTTCTGGCGCGATACTTATTGCCTTTTGCAAAAGCTCTATTGCCTTGTCTGTTTTCCCAATCCCCTCGCAGACTATACCATAACTACGATAATATTCGGGATTTTTCATTTTAAATATCTCTCCCTTATGAAAATCCCAATATGCTTTTAAATAATTCTGCTGCGCAAGCCAGCACATGCCTCGTAAAAAACATATCTCACTGCTAAGCCCGCCGATCGCCTCTGCCTGATTACAGCATTTCACTGCTGTATTGAATTCTTTTTTATTGAAATAAAGCTCTCCCAGTAATATGTGCGGAACAGCAGATTTTACATCATAATCCAGCACCTTCCTGGCATATTTTACAGCTTCATCAAATTGCTTGGTCCTTGCTAATGCCACAGCTCTATTATAGAAGAGCTCTGGACTTTTTCGCTTGATCCTTTTATAATAACTAACTGCTACATGATATTCTCTCATGCTCAGAAAACAATTAGCTATGGTAATTAGAAGCTCCTCATTATCTGTGTATAGCAATGTATTCTGGCACACACTTATTGCTCGCCTATACTGCTTCTTTTTTGAATACAATTTCGCCAGTTCTAATGCCAGTTCAGCAGAATCAGGACGCTTTTTAAGTCCTTCACTCAATAGTTTTCGAGCTTTCAACCAGTTTCTTTTCTCCTCATACCTGGCTTGTATCAGCAACTCTTTTTTCTCATCCATATTAATATA is part of the Candidatus Stygibacter australis genome and encodes:
- a CDS encoding M14 family zinc carboxypeptidase, with translation MKANKAFFIAIFIIFIVSFLQAEDLLIRISTPDKKVTNWLNINQLSDRITYNREYMEIMANQEIIDYLALNQVEYSVIKTESDLIRDLENYRSYDEMYEDLVNFTETYPEITSLTSLGPSMCHQYYLDGNDNYVDFQHEIWCLKVSDNPEVEEDEPNVYFSSLIHARETISLEVVMTFMEEFFADYGTDPEITEFITNNQIWFVPLINPDGYKVVHDELHLYHRKNMRDNNENGEPDYSTTDGVDMNRNF
- a CDS encoding tetratricopeptide repeat protein — protein: MDEKKELLIQARYEEKRNWLKARKLLSEGLKKRPDSAELALELAKLYSKKKQYRRAISVCQNTLLYTDNEELLITIANCFLSMREYHVAVSYYKRIKRKSPELFYNRAVALARTKQFDEAVKYARKVLDYDVKSAVPHILLGELYFNKKEFNTAVKCCNQAEAIGGLSSEICFLRGMCWLAQQNYLKAYWDFHKGEIFKMKNPEYYRSYGIVCEGIGKTDKAIELLQKAISIAPERPGAYLELIRVYLLHNMLDAAGELLQAARSSLPEDFPLAMMYNRIIDRLTEGHQ